The window CGAGATATGAAGGGGCAGATACGGAATTTATCCTTGATTTTGGCCGTGAGTTATCTGGCTTTATCCAATTCGAAGTAGATGCTTCTGAAGGAACCATACTTGATTTCTATGGCTATGAATATATGCGTGATGGTTGGCGTCAAGATACGTTTGATTTAGATAATACCCTGCGGTACACGTGTTCGGAAGGACGTCAATCGTATACCTCTTATGTGCGGAGAGGATTCCGATATTTGATGGTTACGGCAAGGAATGCTGCAAGAGCAGTCAAAATGTACGGTGTTCAGCTGCAGCAAAGTAATTATCCTATAGCAGAAATTGGCAAGTTTCAAAGCTCTGATGCACTTTTGAACGATATATGGCAGATTAGTAAGCATACAACTAGACTTTGTATGGAAGATACATTCGTTGATTGTCCCGCTTATGAACAGGTTTTCTGGGTTGGGGACAGCCGCAACGAGGCTTTAGTTAATTATTACGTGTTCGGAGCTACGGAGATTGTCGAGCGTTGTTTACGATTAGTGCCTGGTTCCAGAACCCAAACACCGTTATACGTGGATCAGGTTCCTAGTGGTTGGAGCAGCGTTATCCCGAACTGGACGTTTTTTTGGGCGCTGGCCAGCTGTGAATATTACGAGCATACAGGAGACGAGGTTTTTGCGAGAGACTTATGGCCGCATATTCGTTTTACCCTTGAGCATTATGAACAAAAACTTGATGAACGTGGATTATTGTTCATAAAAGGCTGGAACTTGCTGGACTGGGCACCGATTGATCAGCCGAATAATGGGGTGGTGACCCACCAAAATATGATTCTGGTCATAACGCTGCGAAGCGCGGCACAGTTGGCGAAAGCCGTTGGCGATGTGGGAGAAGCAGCTGAATATGAGGGGAAAGCGCTTCGTCTGAGCCAAGCAATTAACAAGCATTTATGGAATGAGGAGCGCAGTGCATACTTGGATTGTATCCATGCGAATGGCCGTGCTTCGACTGTTTTTAGTATGCAGACGCAGGTTATTGCCTACTTGTGTGGTATCGCTGAAGGAGAACGTGCTGAGCAGATGAAGACATATTTGTTTGCTCCGCCGACGGATTTTGTTCAAATCGGCAGTCCGTTTATGTCCTTCTTTTATTATGAGGCTCTCGCGAAAATGGGCCGTATGGGTATTGATCGCATGATTACAGATATGCGGAAGCATTTTGGGCAAATGATTGAATATGACGCCACGACTTGCTGGGAAATGTACCCGAATTTCGCGGAAAATAGAGCAAACCCTGACATGCTTACGCGCAGTCATTGTCATGCGTGGTCGGCAGCGCCAGGCTATTTCTTAGGCGCGCATGTACTTGGTGTCACTCCCGCCGACAAAGGCTGGCGGAAGGTCGTTGTAGCCCCGCAGCCTGCGGATTTGCAGTGGGCGAGGGGCACTGTTCCGCTGCCACAGGAGGGACGGATCGATGTCGCTTGGCGACTCGAGGAGGAAGGACGCGTGATGCGGCTGCAGGTTTGGGCGCCGCGCAGCGTGGATGTGGAGATCCGCATCCCAGACGGCATGGACGGGATTGTGGAGCGTCACGAAGTGTGATGCAAAGAGACGCCGGCTGGTGTGGCCGGCGTCTTTGTTTGGATTTTTTATTCTAAAGCTGCTAAAAAGAGCACACATATGCTTTCCACGACTTTTTAAATCCATCTGAGAAGGCCGAAAAAGACGGTTCAGATCGCAGTGAGGGGAGTATTCGCTCGGAAATTGGGCTGAAAGGACCAAAAAAGTCTTCTCAGAGGTGAGTTAACAATTAACTCCAGCCGAGAAGGCCGAAATAGGCGTTTCAGATCCAGTGAGAGGAGTATTCGACTGGAAATTGGGCTGAAAGGACCAAAAAAGTCTTCTCAGAGGAGAGTAAACAGCTAACTCCAGCTGAGAAGACCGAAATAGACGGTTCAGATCCAGTGAGAGGAGTATTGGACCGAAAATTGGTGCTGAAAGGACCCAAAAAGTCTTCTCAGAGGAGAGTAAACAGCTAACTCCAGCGGAGAAGACCGAAAAGGACATTTCGGGTCCTAGATGGGGGGGATTAACCTGCAATTTACTGAGGTTAAACTTAGTTTTCGGCGTAACAGCCAAGGGCTAACACTTATGCATCAAGCCTTTTTCCTCCGGTACACCCGCTCCGGTCGGCCGACCACGCCGTAAGACAGGTCGGCGTATAAATCGCCGGAGCTGACTAAGTGCTCGAGGTAGCGGCGGCCGGTGGAGCGGCTGACACCGATTTCTTTGGCGATTTGATCAGCGGTCAAGCCGCCGGATGCGCTAGATATCGCCTGTACGATTTTTACCAAGGTTAGCTTATCAATCCCTTTGGGTAGGAAAGAGGTGTCCAAATTGGTTTCTTTCTTGGAAGTTCCAGACATAAGGCGATCAACATCACTCTGATTGATCATACCGCTTTGGTTCATCCGCCTCAGTTCACGATGGAAATTCAGATAGCGCACTAGCGTTTCTTGAAGCCGGTTAAAGACGAGCGGTTTGATGATATAATCAAACGCACCGCTGCGAATGGCGTCACGAATGGCGTCTATTTCTTTGGCAGCGGTGATCATAATGACGTCAGTTTCCCGGTAATGCTGCCGAATAAAGGAAAGCATCTCTAAGCCGTTGGCACCAGGCAAGTAAACATCGAGTAG is drawn from Paenibacillus sp. V4I7 and contains these coding sequences:
- a CDS encoding family 78 glycoside hydrolase catalytic domain, encoding MRQVETDWQAQWVWGNGEVSPRNEWRCFRRTFNVGATGWGAAKISITADSRYALYVNGTKVGRGPVRSWPFEQSYDTYEIGHLLHKGQPNVIGVMVLHFGVSNFYYLRGRGGLLVQVESEHEGHSVVELVSDESWKTSLHLGYDSRSGRMSCQQGFAERMDASAWPADWYLPDYDDSAWGHASIVGAVGTEPWSKLVPRDIPFLTEELVWPVRIESLHQVKPVAWTASIDVRNQMVPESVNHANPVGFAGFMATVVRTEKAVKAVLGIVQPSTVKGCSVNGEWLDAERYTGVLPERYAEIELKAGDNLILLETTGVDHGRTLQLGIDCDAYFEVVSPLGEAAIDTSPFISIGPFASFECIDHQESSDSLHPYEGFGSSSAGDRKDELDADTYRAFNTYVEIRSLSTAKDLSRYTDWIRPFPLELVSRDSIFALSVWKKEALAQAVPYPLQQVVIPSVNPAILPRYEGADTEFILDFGRELSGFIQFEVDASEGTILDFYGYEYMRDGWRQDTFDLDNTLRYTCSEGRQSYTSYVRRGFRYLMVTARNAARAVKMYGVQLQQSNYPIAEIGKFQSSDALLNDIWQISKHTTRLCMEDTFVDCPAYEQVFWVGDSRNEALVNYYVFGATEIVERCLRLVPGSRTQTPLYVDQVPSGWSSVIPNWTFFWALASCEYYEHTGDEVFARDLWPHIRFTLEHYEQKLDERGLLFIKGWNLLDWAPIDQPNNGVVTHQNMILVITLRSAAQLAKAVGDVGEAAEYEGKALRLSQAINKHLWNEERSAYLDCIHANGRASTVFSMQTQVIAYLCGIAEGERAEQMKTYLFAPPTDFVQIGSPFMSFFYYEALAKMGRMGIDRMITDMRKHFGQMIEYDATTCWEMYPNFAENRANPDMLTRSHCHAWSAAPGYFLGAHVLGVTPADKGWRKVVVAPQPADLQWARGTVPLPQEGRIDVAWRLEEEGRVMRLQVWAPRSVDVEIRIPDGMDGIVERHEV
- a CDS encoding DUF977 family protein: MEHQNQTVEVLIVEDDVKIAEINRRFIEKVDGFHVVGIATDLGQAKEQLEILTPHLVLLDVYLPGANGLEMLSFIRQHYRETDVIMITAAKEIDAIRDAIRSGAFDYIIKPLVFNRLQETLVRYLNFHRELRRMNQSGMINQSDVDRLMSGTSKKETNLDTSFLPKGIDKLTLVKIVQAISSASGGLTADQIAKEIGVSRSTGRRYLEHLVSSGDLYADLSYGVVGRPERVYRRKKA